Proteins encoded together in one Anaerococcus murdochii window:
- a CDS encoding Type 1 glutamine amidotransferase-like domain-containing protein — MIIAIGGGEVSQNQTYEIDKFIVGSSKKENPNFLFIPTASKDAEPYIKTISKLYEGLGCKTDTLYLSTIEVNKEEINQKIEKADIIYVGGGNTAYMMEVWKQYSVDKALIKAYTSGKVLAGLSAGSICWFIAGHSDSEFIEDVESPKHKWVNGLGIIPYLHCPHYDEPERAGFDEFFTGQVTDAIAIENQVAVVWENNELKVIKANNRKNAYRLSWSDTGLNKEVLY, encoded by the coding sequence ATGATTATTGCTATTGGTGGTGGGGAAGTATCTCAAAATCAAACTTACGAGATAGATAAATTTATCGTTGGATCATCAAAAAAAGAGAATCCAAATTTTCTATTTATTCCCACAGCAAGTAAAGATGCTGAGCCATACATAAAAACCATTAGTAAATTGTATGAGGGTTTAGGTTGCAAAACTGATACTTTGTATTTATCTACTATAGAAGTAAATAAGGAAGAAATTAATCAAAAGATTGAAAAAGCAGACATAATTTACGTTGGCGGCGGCAATACTGCCTATATGATGGAAGTATGGAAACAATATTCTGTTGATAAGGCACTAATAAAAGCTTATACAAGCGGAAAAGTACTGGCGGGCTTAAGTGCAGGATCTATATGCTGGTTTATAGCAGGTCATAGTGATAGTGAATTTATAGAAGATGTTGAAAGTCCAAAACATAAGTGGGTTAATGGCCTAGGTATAATTCCTTATTTACATTGCCCACACTATGATGAGCCTGAAAGAGCTGGCTTTGATGAGTTTTTTACTGGACAAGTCACAGATGCGATTGCAATAGAAAATCAAGTGGCAGTTGTTTGGGAGAATAATGAACTTAAAGTTATTAAAGCTAACAATAGAAAAAATGCTTATAGACTTTCATGGAGTGATACAGGTTTGAATAAAGAAGTTTTATATTAA